In Desulfomonile tiedjei DSM 6799, a genomic segment contains:
- a CDS encoding NADPH:quinone reductase: MKAIRVHEFGGPEVMRLEEVTDLTPGPDQLLIRIKAVGVNPVDTYVRSGQYANLSPLPYTPGTDAAGIIESIGKEVPRFAVGDRVYVAGTVTGAYAEQALCLKSQVHMLPEGVSYSQGAAIGIPYGIAYRALFNRAVAKPGEIVLVHGATGGVGLAALQLARNAGMIVIGTGGSDEGRQLVLQHGAHHVIDHHAADHFKHIMDITEGRGVDVILEMLANVNLGNDLKVLSRGGRVVVIGSRGTVEIDPRDAMSRDAAILGVLIFNASDQELTSIHAALGAGLRNNTIRPFIGAEIPLAEAPRAHEKVMESRTYGKVVLVT; this comes from the coding sequence ATGAAAGCAATCAGAGTTCACGAGTTCGGCGGCCCGGAAGTCATGCGCCTGGAAGAAGTAACGGATCTTACACCAGGTCCGGACCAACTGCTGATTCGAATAAAAGCAGTAGGAGTAAACCCGGTCGATACGTATGTACGATCAGGACAATATGCCAATCTGTCTCCATTACCTTACACTCCTGGAACGGATGCGGCTGGAATCATCGAATCAATCGGCAAAGAAGTACCACGTTTTGCTGTCGGCGACAGGGTCTATGTCGCTGGCACCGTTACGGGAGCATACGCTGAACAGGCACTTTGCCTCAAATCGCAGGTGCACATGCTGCCCGAGGGGGTCTCTTATTCCCAGGGTGCAGCAATAGGCATTCCGTACGGGATCGCTTATCGAGCTCTGTTCAATCGAGCGGTTGCAAAGCCCGGAGAAATCGTTCTGGTGCATGGCGCTACGGGGGGAGTAGGGTTGGCAGCGCTCCAGTTGGCAAGAAATGCGGGAATGATCGTCATCGGAACCGGAGGCTCGGATGAAGGACGACAACTGGTTCTCCAACACGGAGCACATCACGTGATAGATCACCATGCCGCGGACCACTTTAAGCACATCATGGATATAACCGAGGGGCGCGGCGTTGACGTGATCCTTGAGATGCTCGCCAACGTAAATCTGGGGAATGACTTGAAGGTGTTGAGCCGAGGAGGTCGTGTCGTGGTAATAGGCTCTCGAGGAACAGTGGAGATTGATCCTCGTGACGCCATGTCTCGCGATGCTGCAATCCTTGGGGTCCTGATCTTCAATGCTTCGGATCAGGAACTCACCAGCATTCATGCAGCGTTGGGAGCCGGATTGCGGAATAATACAATCCGACCGTTCATAGGTGCGGAAATCCCGCTGGCAGAAGCTCCTCGAGCCCATGAGAAAGTCATGGAGTCTCGCACGTACGGAAAAGTGGTTCTGGTTACATAA
- a CDS encoding TIM barrel protein, whose translation MNGPKLACPNFLPNVVHLRSFALDHGFHGIDWTLRLEDMPRNRQEEERFIHAISKLAPLEVRFHLFFPDNEVGDSDVEKSLSAANVFSAALALISKLAGRFATLHVGLGRESMEDVSWERTISGLSDLRVKARAAGIRLCLENLAWGWTARPELYEKLIRKTNCWGTLDIGHAQVCPSVRSQVYDVQDFALPHPERILSAHIYHKETATGHIPPSNDSDLEDRLLLLQRLPLCDWWVLELREENSLLQTLDCVKAFLYSHAASAAS comes from the coding sequence ATGAACGGTCCAAAACTGGCGTGTCCTAACTTCCTTCCGAACGTAGTCCACCTGAGATCATTCGCTCTTGATCATGGTTTTCATGGAATCGACTGGACCTTGCGGCTTGAAGACATGCCGAGAAATCGTCAGGAAGAGGAGCGATTCATTCATGCAATTTCGAAACTTGCGCCTCTGGAAGTACGATTTCATCTGTTCTTTCCGGACAACGAAGTTGGCGATTCTGACGTCGAAAAGTCGCTGTCGGCTGCCAATGTTTTTTCCGCTGCACTTGCATTGATTTCCAAGCTGGCCGGCCGTTTTGCGACACTCCATGTCGGTCTCGGCAGAGAATCCATGGAAGACGTCTCCTGGGAAAGGACTATCAGCGGCTTAAGCGATTTAAGAGTAAAGGCTCGGGCCGCGGGTATTCGTCTTTGTCTTGAAAATCTTGCCTGGGGTTGGACAGCCAGACCGGAACTGTACGAAAAATTGATCCGGAAGACGAACTGCTGGGGAACACTCGATATCGGACACGCGCAGGTGTGTCCGTCCGTGCGAAGTCAAGTGTACGATGTCCAGGACTTTGCGCTACCTCATCCTGAACGAATCCTCAGTGCTCACATCTATCATAAAGAAACTGCAACCGGTCACATTCCTCCGAGCAACGACTCCGATCTCGAAGACAGGCTGCTTCTGCTCCAAAGACTGCCTCTCTGCGACTGGTGGGTTCTGGAATTACGAGAGGAGAATTCTCTCTTGCAGACTCTCGATTGTGTAAAAGCATTTCTGTATTCACATGCCGCAAGCGCAGCAAGCTGA
- the selB gene encoding selenocysteine-specific translation elongation factor, with translation MPPPKNGPVLKRTLPASKDLSDSLTDKSSGELLKDSETAMNTFLTAGVAGHVDHGKTSLVRFLTGIDTDRLKEEKRRGLSIEPSVAPLKLPSGNRIALMDVPGHSDFLKNTIRGLSAVDMAILVVAADDGVMPQTRDHLAVLNFVNAKGGFIVLSKADLVDRETVELAEMEIRDIIQGSFLENKPVIPFSALEGSGLEEVLMATEDEAEQVHGKAIQAPFRLWIDQVRSFPGFGTVASGTVMSGSITRDNTVELLPSGKQAKVRFIEVHHERVDRAVAGQRVGLNLQGIPLEDLKLGTVLAAPGVLTPASLFNAELSLLPGTRRPIMNRQRVKLYIGTYCTTARLVMMGHERLHPGETGLVQLRLSEPLAVLPRDPFVISPMNLHAVIGGGRILETPKEKFRSGNSEKTMTYLHLLQEDNVKSIVNLYLAKFSSRPVTADEIVVATGLELERIQAEINARMKLGKLLHLNGRGYFDKSHYELLKRRLVDVTKNILSKDAFKPTASADEIRFRLDPNLNIAIFDRMIGDLCKDGKLTRTEKGYKVTNFVVKLPLSRERLIERLIDFAAKQGYWTFSAGTYWKRHGEGIAHRDVEKVLDHLHAQKKLVRLNDGRFLTVEALHDIKEHVRTLILQKGNLTIEDGKRILGYGRNRAVPVLDYLDTIGYTKRNGDKRVLNREVTHGVSMML, from the coding sequence TTGCCCCCTCCAAAGAATGGACCTGTTCTCAAGCGGACATTACCGGCTAGCAAAGATCTCTCTGACTCTCTGACAGACAAGTCTTCCGGAGAGCTTCTCAAGGATAGCGAAACAGCCATGAATACATTTCTTACCGCAGGTGTTGCAGGACATGTCGATCACGGCAAGACCAGCCTTGTGCGGTTTCTGACCGGAATCGATACGGATCGTCTGAAAGAGGAAAAGCGACGGGGTCTTTCGATTGAACCCAGCGTTGCTCCTCTGAAGCTTCCGTCAGGCAACCGGATCGCTTTGATGGACGTACCGGGTCATAGCGATTTCCTGAAGAATACTATTCGGGGATTGAGCGCTGTGGATATGGCCATTTTGGTGGTGGCAGCGGATGATGGAGTCATGCCGCAGACCAGGGATCACTTGGCGGTGTTGAATTTCGTGAATGCAAAAGGCGGCTTCATTGTGCTCAGTAAGGCAGATCTGGTCGATCGCGAGACCGTAGAACTCGCTGAAATGGAAATCCGGGACATTATACAGGGCTCTTTTTTGGAGAATAAACCGGTAATTCCCTTCTCTGCCTTGGAAGGCAGCGGTCTGGAAGAAGTCTTGATGGCCACGGAAGACGAAGCCGAGCAGGTGCATGGCAAGGCGATTCAAGCTCCATTTCGCCTCTGGATCGATCAGGTCCGGAGTTTCCCCGGTTTCGGAACTGTGGCAAGCGGCACCGTGATGTCAGGGAGTATCACGCGGGATAATACCGTTGAGCTGTTGCCTTCGGGCAAGCAGGCGAAGGTGCGGTTTATTGAAGTTCATCATGAGCGGGTAGACCGGGCAGTGGCCGGACAACGGGTCGGTCTCAATCTGCAAGGCATCCCTCTTGAGGATCTCAAACTGGGAACGGTACTTGCCGCCCCGGGGGTTCTCACCCCTGCAAGCCTGTTCAATGCAGAGTTATCCCTCCTTCCAGGAACTCGGCGTCCGATCATGAATCGTCAGAGGGTCAAATTATATATCGGCACGTACTGTACAACGGCTCGCCTGGTGATGATGGGTCACGAGCGGCTTCATCCGGGAGAAACGGGATTGGTACAACTGAGGCTCAGTGAACCGTTAGCTGTTCTCCCGAGAGACCCCTTTGTAATCTCACCGATGAATCTGCATGCGGTTATTGGAGGCGGCAGGATTCTCGAGACACCAAAGGAGAAGTTCCGATCTGGGAATTCGGAAAAAACCATGACCTATTTGCACCTCTTGCAGGAAGACAATGTGAAAAGCATTGTCAACCTGTACCTTGCCAAGTTCTCCAGCCGCCCGGTAACAGCGGATGAGATTGTGGTAGCGACAGGTTTGGAGCTCGAACGTATCCAGGCAGAGATCAACGCAAGAATGAAGTTAGGAAAACTGCTTCACCTGAACGGACGGGGATACTTCGATAAGAGTCATTACGAGCTTCTGAAAAGACGCCTCGTGGATGTCACGAAGAATATCCTCTCAAAGGATGCCTTTAAGCCCACGGCAAGCGCAGACGAAATCCGGTTTCGCCTGGACCCGAATCTGAATATTGCGATATTTGACCGAATGATCGGGGATCTGTGCAAAGACGGGAAGCTCACAAGAACTGAAAAAGGGTATAAAGTCACCAACTTTGTGGTCAAGCTCCCTTTGTCCAGAGAAAGACTCATAGAGCGGCTCATCGATTTTGCCGCAAAACAGGGCTATTGGACTTTTTCTGCAGGAACATATTGGAAGCGTCACGGAGAAGGCATTGCTCATAGGGACGTGGAGAAAGTCCTCGATCATCTCCATGCTCAGAAGAAGCTCGTTCGACTCAATGACGGCCGTTTCTTAACCGTTGAAGCATTACATGACATCAAAGAACACGTGAGAACCCTGATCCTGCAGAAAGGGAACCTGACCATTGAAGATGGTAAGAGAATCCTGGGGTACGGAAGAAACAGAGCCGTGCCGGTGCTCGATTATCTGGACACGATCGGATATACGAAGCGGAATGGCGATAAACGAGTGCTCAATCGGGAAGTCACTCATGGTGTGAGCATGATGTTATAA
- a CDS encoding acyl-CoA dehydratase activase encodes MAVCGIDVGSRTIKVVFLDPDSKRILAFRKAETTFTPLEQCHKILNGFSAEHTVTTGYGRKLFKDHVKAESITEIFAHALGAKHLFPAGRSVLDIGGQDTKAISLDSAGRVAKFEMNDRCAAGTGKFLEFMATSFQIPIEEFGDFALEGTLGLSINSMCTVFAESEATSLMARGHRPQDIALALHHSVVKRSLSMLRRVSVDGPLVFSGGVALNPCIRELIERETRSGILVASEPDMVGALGAALYAAQR; translated from the coding sequence ATGGCGGTATGCGGCATAGATGTAGGGTCCCGGACAATCAAAGTTGTTTTCCTGGATCCGGACTCAAAACGGATCCTGGCATTCAGAAAAGCAGAGACTACGTTCACACCCTTGGAACAATGCCATAAGATTCTGAACGGCTTTTCCGCCGAACATACCGTCACTACAGGTTACGGGAGAAAGCTCTTCAAAGACCATGTGAAGGCCGAGAGCATTACGGAGATCTTCGCACATGCTCTTGGCGCGAAACACCTCTTTCCCGCGGGCCGTTCCGTCCTGGATATCGGCGGACAGGATACGAAAGCGATCTCGCTGGATTCGGCCGGACGGGTGGCAAAATTCGAGATGAACGACCGTTGTGCGGCAGGAACGGGCAAGTTCCTCGAATTCATGGCTACAAGCTTCCAAATCCCTATCGAAGAGTTTGGAGATTTTGCATTGGAGGGGACACTCGGGCTTTCCATTAACAGCATGTGCACGGTTTTTGCCGAGTCGGAGGCAACATCCTTGATGGCACGAGGACATAGACCTCAAGATATAGCCCTTGCTCTTCACCACTCAGTAGTCAAACGCTCACTCTCCATGTTAAGGAGGGTTTCCGTGGACGGTCCTCTGGTCTTTTCCGGAGGGGTTGCCCTGAATCCCTGCATAAGAGAACTCATCGAACGGGAAACCAGATCGGGGATACTAGTGGCATCCGAACCTGACATGGTAGGAGCACTCGGAGCTGCACTTTATGCGGCTCAGAGATGA
- a CDS encoding double-cubane-cluster-containing anaerobic reductase, which translates to MAATYEQMWKDLGLDLASHDALLQVLGKGYQDIFLSQTDRPQGMDYFNFVMSEVHGLRVKELVDGKKEGHKVIGSFCVFVPEEIIRAADATLVGLCTGADFATEEVEKLLPRNTCSLIKSAFGFKLGKVCPYIESSDMIVGENTCDGKKKSYEVLDALVPNLYVMDLPQTKSNEGRSVLRAEYDKFKKTVEELTGVTIDADRLKKGIEIVNNKRKAVHRLSQLRKADPLPISGLDALLINQVFFYDDPIRFTDSVNKLCDELEGRIREGKGLDKKGAPRILLSGCPMAVPNWKLPWVIESSGAVIVGEESCVGERGTRNQTDASGSTVDELMESIVDRYFKVDCAIFTPNSDRLNHVKQMFNDYKADGVIHYGLQFCQPYQIESLPVEKALEEAGIPTLRIDTDYSMEDVEQIKTRVEAFSERIKMAGCSTCRCS; encoded by the coding sequence ATGGCTGCCACGTACGAGCAGATGTGGAAAGATCTCGGATTGGATTTGGCATCGCATGACGCTCTTCTCCAGGTGCTGGGAAAAGGTTATCAGGACATCTTCTTGAGCCAAACCGATCGACCGCAAGGGATGGATTACTTCAACTTCGTCATGAGCGAGGTCCATGGCTTGCGAGTCAAAGAGCTTGTCGATGGCAAGAAAGAAGGGCACAAGGTTATCGGCTCTTTCTGTGTTTTCGTGCCCGAAGAAATCATCAGAGCTGCTGATGCCACCCTCGTGGGATTGTGCACAGGCGCGGATTTCGCCACGGAAGAAGTGGAAAAGCTGCTTCCCCGCAATACATGCTCTCTCATTAAGTCCGCATTCGGGTTCAAGCTCGGCAAGGTATGCCCTTATATCGAGTCGTCCGATATGATCGTGGGAGAAAATACCTGTGACGGCAAGAAGAAGTCTTATGAGGTGTTGGACGCCCTGGTTCCAAACCTCTACGTGATGGACTTGCCTCAGACCAAATCGAACGAAGGCAGATCTGTTTTGAGGGCCGAATACGACAAATTCAAGAAGACCGTGGAAGAGCTTACCGGGGTAACCATAGATGCCGATCGTCTCAAGAAAGGCATTGAGATAGTGAATAACAAGCGCAAAGCTGTTCATCGCCTTTCCCAATTGAGGAAAGCCGATCCTCTGCCCATTTCCGGCTTGGATGCGCTCTTGATCAACCAGGTATTTTTCTATGACGATCCCATTCGGTTCACGGATTCAGTCAACAAGCTCTGTGATGAGCTTGAGGGGAGAATTCGCGAAGGGAAAGGCCTCGATAAAAAAGGAGCGCCTCGCATTCTGTTGTCCGGTTGCCCCATGGCCGTGCCTAACTGGAAGCTTCCGTGGGTTATTGAATCATCGGGAGCAGTAATCGTGGGAGAAGAATCGTGTGTAGGAGAGCGGGGCACACGCAATCAGACTGATGCCTCAGGCAGCACTGTTGATGAGCTGATGGAGTCCATAGTGGACAGATATTTCAAAGTGGACTGCGCTATCTTCACTCCGAATTCGGATCGACTCAATCACGTCAAGCAGATGTTCAACGATTATAAGGCAGATGGAGTTATCCATTACGGCCTGCAGTTCTGCCAGCCGTATCAGATTGAATCGCTACCGGTGGAGAAAGCTCTTGAAGAGGCAGGAATACCGACCTTGAGAATCGATACCGACTACAGCATGGAAGATGTGGAACAGATCAAGACACGTGTTGAAGCATTTAGCGAGAGGATAAAAATGGCCGGCTGCAGCACCTGTCGATGTTCATAA
- a CDS encoding GNAT family N-acetyltransferase: MKLPADNDGFTYSHLDEKDLEDVAETMSLSFTDGSEPTARALGLAKEDFKQFSDAVLPKLLCQDLSFVARDSQSGEIAGTLLNEKMSLDLPVSPIQFPWSAPVIALAAHLYNIYYQRIAQSPPDSLHIFMLAIQGPFRGKGIGHQLLKLSLEHARSWGYSRAVVEATGLVSQHIFRKAGFFPCVEVPYARFECDGKRPFANTGEHPSIMLMDMDL; this comes from the coding sequence ATGAAGCTTCCGGCTGACAACGACGGTTTTACCTACTCGCATCTCGACGAGAAGGATCTGGAAGACGTGGCGGAAACGATGTCATTGTCTTTTACGGACGGTTCGGAACCGACAGCGCGTGCTCTGGGGCTTGCAAAAGAGGATTTCAAACAATTCTCGGATGCCGTGTTGCCCAAATTACTTTGCCAGGATCTTTCTTTTGTCGCTCGGGATTCGCAATCCGGTGAAATCGCAGGCACCCTATTGAACGAAAAGATGTCGCTTGACTTGCCGGTGAGCCCGATTCAGTTTCCATGGTCAGCTCCTGTGATTGCACTCGCTGCTCATCTTTATAATATCTATTATCAGAGAATTGCGCAGAGCCCGCCTGACTCGCTGCACATATTTATGCTTGCAATCCAAGGACCTTTTCGCGGAAAAGGAATTGGTCACCAGCTTTTGAAACTGTCTCTGGAGCACGCTCGTAGCTGGGGATACAGTCGGGCGGTCGTGGAAGCCACGGGACTCGTATCGCAGCATATCTTTCGGAAAGCCGGATTCTTTCCTTGCGTGGAAGTGCCCTATGCGAGGTTTGAATGCGATGGAAAGAGGCCCTTTGCAAACACAGGAGAGCATCCCAGCATCATGTTAATGGACATGGACCTTTGA